In Antedon mediterranea chromosome 10, ecAntMedi1.1, whole genome shotgun sequence, one genomic interval encodes:
- the LOC140060410 gene encoding ATP synthase subunit s, mitochondrial-like, translated as MFHTTKSILWNSLNGHQQCCKRGIGNFLRELAKKQKQSKTLAITHNLPKYFKNLRYDIAAGDYIVVVGGAVRYTNDEWFGRKKTWVINQLPSRSNLPETTFVDAIDFNETGIEKHGLKHIEKLHHLKYLSFADCPFVDDNCIASLVNFCDTLTHLNINRCPLVTSNGISLLYKLRNLERVNMDGLNHIQNLLFIAMMLEDIRPNLRLGIVTEQLKELRNTMEHAKKHGLLLEDEKKPEEPINGLILNDLKKDSTTDFTTNIDR; from the exons ATGTTTCACACAACAAAATCAATTTTATGGAACTCATTAAATGGACACCAACAGTGTTGTAAAAGAGGAATCGGAAATTTTTTACGAGAGTTAGCAAAGAAACAAAAACAGAGCAAAACATTAGCAATCACACA taaCTTGCCAAAATATTTCAAGAATCTAAGGTATGACATTGCTGCCGGTGACTACATCGTTGTTGTCGGTGGCGCTGTGCGTTATACTAATGATGAGTGGTTTGGACGTAAGAAGACTTGGGTAATAAACCAGCTACCAAGTCGATCAAATCTTCCAGAAACGACTTTTGTCGATGCAATCGACTTTAACGAAACAGGCATTGAAAAGCATGGATTGAAACACATAG aGAAGTTGCATCATTTGAAATATCTGAGTTTCGCAGACTGTCCATTTGTAGATGATAACTGCATAGCATCTCTAGTCAACTTTTGTGATACTTTGACCCATCTTAATATTAACAGATGCCCGCTGGTTACGTCCAATGGTATCTCACTCTTATACAAACTGAG AAATCTAGAAAGAGTCAATATGGATGGTTTAAACCACATTCAGAATCTGCTGTTCATCGCAATGATGTTAGAAGATATCAGGCCCAACCTACGCCTAGGAATCGTCACAGAACAACTCAAAGAACTTAGAAACACAATGGAGCATGCAAAGAAACATGGCTTATTGttagaagatgaaaaaaaacctGAAGAGCCAATTAATGGATTGATATTAAATGATCTTAAAAAGGACTCTACAACAGATTTTACAACAAATATTGATAGATGA
- the LOC140061025 gene encoding activator of 90 kDa heat shock protein ATPase homolog 1-like has protein sequence MAKWGEGDPRWIVEERPDATNVNNWHWTEKNASAWSKEKLLNLLMFLKIENEKGTCEICELSSIEGEATANNRKAKLIFFYEWVLKLEWKGKLKDCETELKGQIEIPNLSDENEPSDIDIIITTKKNTEESRTLKSIMLENGIELIRNQLAQYISALKAEFSVGMILPTDKKEVTPQKNFTTQPKTTMDPSIETSSPNGLQKQSPNPGVKIHTTKLTCTEKFLCAVEDIYKVLTDKNRVEAFTRSSVQMEATKGGKFSLFGGNVTGVFLELEMDKKIVQKWRFSNWPEAHYSIVTMNLSQGSDGAVVDLVQTGVPDKEVERTKQGWKENFWGRIRQTFGFGINLF, from the exons atggcaaaatggGGTGAAGGTGATCCTAGATGGATTGTTGAAGAAAGGCCTGATGCGACGAATGTAAACAACTGGCATTG gacTGAGAAAAATGCATCAGCATGGTCGAAAGAGAAGCTGCTGAATTTACTTATGTTTTTGAAAATCGAAAATGAGAAAG GTACTTGTGAAATCTGTGAATTGTCTTCAATAGAGGGCGAAGCAACTGCGAACAATAGAAAAGCTAAATTGATTTTCTTCTATGAATGGGTGTTAAAACTGGAGTGGAAAG gtAAATTGAAAGATTGTGAAACAGAGTTGAAAGGTCAAATTGAAATTCCAAACTTAAGTGATGAAAACGAACCATCAGACATAGAT ATAATCATTACAACAAAAAAGAACACGGAAGAATCTAGAACATTAAAAAGCATCATGTTGGAAAATGGCATTGAATTGATACGAAATCAACTTGCTCAGTATATCTCTGCACTAAAAGCTG AATTTAGTGTTGGGATGATTTTACCTACTGATAAAAAAGAAGTTACACCGCAGAAAAATTTTACAACACAACCAAAAACGACTATG GACCCATCAATAGAAACATCAAGTCCGAATGGCCTACAAAAGCAGTCACCAAATCCTGGTGTTAAAATTCACACAACCAAACTGACATGCACTGAGAAGTTTCTATGTGCAGTGGAGGATATATACAAAGTACTAACAGACAAAAAT AGAGTTGAAGCATTTACTAGGAGCTCAGTACAAATGGAAGCTACGAAGGGAGGAAAGTTCTCGTTATTTGGCGGAAACGTGACAGGTGTCTTTTTAGAGTTG GAAATGGACAAAAAAATAGTACAAAAATGGAGATTTAGCAATTGGCCAGAAG cACACTATTCCATTGTGACCATGAATCTTTCCCAAGGATCGGATGGAGCAGTCGTAGATCTTGTTCAGACAGGAGTACCGGATAAGGAAGTAGAACGAACCAAACAAGGATGGAAAGAAAACTTCTGGGGCAGAATACGACAAACTTTTGGATTTGGTATTAATCTCTTCTGA